CCTGGGTAACGTCAGGCAAACGTACAAAACTTATGGGACCGTGTGTATGATGATTATTCAGAGTAAAGGTTGAGGGCCGTGCAAATTACGGGAGTTTCCCCAGGAGAAACAACTAAATGGAAGCACAGTGGGAGAGGGGGTGAAAATACAAGAGAAACCTGAGAAAAAACAGGAGTGTTGGCAGGTCTGAACTGAACTAATAAACTAACTAAAACCATCAGTGTGTCTGATTTCTTACCTGAGCTGGTCTTCACAATGTTCTTGATACCAGAGTAAACAACAGACTGTTTGTTCCCCTGCAGTTTCAGCTCCATATCCTCTGCGCACTGCTTCATATGTGATGCTTACATAGGAATTGTAACTGTTATTGCAGTTAAAACGACATGTGACAGGAAACATTAAAGGTGCACGATGAACcacaacaataaaactacaaCACAACTACAGAACATGACATAAATCAGTTTCTAACCGGATCAAGAGAGGATACAAGTTACACTGTTTTTTCTGCTGAAGTCAAGAAATTCATCAGACTATTTGATCGTTTACCCCCCAAACAATGATGAATACTGATTATATTACTTGTCTAGGATAAATGAAGGGTTTTGTTCCAGAATATTATACAGTATCAGCCAAAAGTTTGGCTTCAAGTGAATGagaaacttttgactggtagtgTACATTTATTTCTGCCTTTAAAATAAAGCCACATCAACCTTTATACAAAAAAACTAGATTGGTGGAGAAAAAAGGATGTTTTACCACCACCAAATTTCACTGGCATTGGCTCATCTTTCTATTAAAAAAGGATTAtgccatcagaataatttgacAGATGATTAGgtagaataataataatctattttaacaacatattaattacttacttacttactataTCATCCATGCTAATAATCATGACACCTCTTCATATTCATAAAGGATATAGAACAGATCAAACCACAGGGACTTGAGCTGGAGATCGGTCCCTCCCGCCAGCAGGTGGTTCTTCCACACCTGGACGGTATCGTGCCCATACTTGGACTGAGCCCTCTGTCTCATCTTGGTGGCGATGTCTTTCTCAATCATGCTCTCCACTCCTTCAGCCCCATCCTCGACGCAGTCGTAGAGGTGCCTGCCGCACGCCCACATGAGCGAGGTGGTGGAGCTCCAGGCCAGCGAGATGCGTTCGAAGACGGTGAAGTCAGTCATGACACGGTTGGCTGCTGAAACCACCACCATGCGGTTCTGAGAGGACGGGTGCCAGGCAAAGCTGCCAATCTGGCTTTCGCAGGGCTGCACGCTGCGCTCGATGATAGTGGGCTCTGTCTCATCTCCGATAGGTGTAGGAGTGTGTTGCATGTCGTACAGGCGGATGATGTTGCTGTCACGTGTCAGAGTGGCCAGTAGGCCGGTACGAGTTGGGCACCAGGCCACCTGAGAATGACAAATGGAAAGCATGACTTAAGTAACTGCAACTTCAACTATATGTAATATTTTAGCAACAAAATACATGTTAGAAATCCAAAAAAGctttcaaaacacatttcttatGCCAATTCAACTGGACTCTCCtcaaaacaaactgcatcatacCTTAGTTAGTGGCTTGGGCTGCTCAGTCAGTGTGAGCACAGGCTTCTCAAACTTCCTAAGATCCCAGATGACCACCTGGCCCTCAAAGAAGGAAGCCACGCGGTCATGAAAGTGTGGGTCGACCGTCACCCCCTGGATGGCCTTGGTGTTGACAAACGTTTTCTGGCTGGTGTTTCTCAGGTCAAATATTGCGAGGTTCCTGTGCATACCAGCCAACAGCAGCTTTGGGTCACGAAGCAGCCAGCACAGGGACAGGCAAGCATCGTTTTGGCCTAACTCATATAACGGTTTGGTCACTACTGTGCTTGAGTCCAAATCCACAGAAGACGAGAGACGAATCTTCTCAGCTGTTACGCTCGCCTCCGGGGAAAACTTACTGCTAATGTCCCATATGAGGACAGAGAAGTCCGCTCTGTGCTTATCCAACCCAGCAGCCAGCAAGTTGCTGTCCACAGGATTCCAAGCTAAAGTGTTGCATTGACGGGCGTGCTTGGGCACAAACTCTTTCCCAACTAGCTCTTTACATGTGGAGTTGTGGCTCTGGCCCAAGCTGGTAAGCACCACTCTGCCGTTGGCTTGGCCCACAGCGAGCAAACACTCGGGCTCATGTTTTGGGTACCAGGCCACACATTTCATATAAGGAGTGTCAGAGTTAATGGCTAGTAAAGTAGCAGCAGTTTCTTCAGACAGTGGGAGAGTGCCAGCCTTGGTTTCTGCGCTGCCCACAGGTCCGATGCGGTACAGTCCCAGTTCAGAGTCACAGATGACATAGCGGTCCGGGTGGTGAGGAGACCACAGGATGTCCGGCTTGGAGCCACTCATGATTCAGAAACAGCTAGAAAAACCTCAGAGAAATCTGCCCTCTACACAGCTCACAACCTAGATATTAAACAGAGGGATAAAGACGTTAGCACTTGGATAAATACTACATAATAGACACCTCACGTCACTGTAATGTGCACTAAGTACACTCAGAAATATGTTACAGTAACGTTAAAGTGAATATTAACTAGCTGTTAGCTTACATTTTGAGCGTTACTGACGTTGATTTCAAAGCCCGATATCTATAAAAGTTAGCAAACCAGCTAGTTCATAAcgtatttgttttaaaagaagagacatttgaaataaaatatgtgagTATTTTTCGATATGCCAAAGTGTTGGAGCAGTTAGAAGCAAAGTTTAAAGTTTGTTGACATGCTAACTTGACTGAGCTAATGCTAACGAGTGAAGGACGACCTAAAAACATAACCGTTTAGGTCTCGCTGGTTTAGCTAGCAAGCGAGAACATTTACTAAACGAGCCACTTTACAATATTAACGATTA
The sequence above is drawn from the Thunnus maccoyii chromosome 10, fThuMac1.1, whole genome shotgun sequence genome and encodes:
- the mios gene encoding GATOR complex protein MIOS, which produces MSGSKPDILWSPHHPDRYVICDSELGLYRIGPVGSAETKAGTLPLSEETAATLLAINSDTPYMKCVAWYPKHEPECLLAVGQANGRVVLTSLGQSHNSTCKELVGKEFVPKHARQCNTLAWNPVDSNLLAAGLDKHRADFSVLIWDISSKFSPEASVTAEKIRLSSSVDLDSSTVVTKPLYELGQNDACLSLCWLLRDPKLLLAGMHRNLAIFDLRNTSQKTFVNTKAIQGVTVDPHFHDRVASFFEGQVVIWDLRKFEKPVLTLTEQPKPLTKVAWCPTRTGLLATLTRDSNIIRLYDMQHTPTPIGDETEPTIIERSVQPCESQIGSFAWHPSSQNRMVVVSAANRVMTDFTVFERISLAWSSTTSLMWACGRHLYDCVEDGAEGVESMIEKDIATKMRQRAQSKYGHDTVQVWKNHLLAGGTDLQLKSLWFDLFYMKQCAEDMELKLQGNKQSVVYSGIKNIVKTSSGTTETRRCWSGSDRQTDVPRYHSEERCLALRLCGWISRGPDIDVEPFLRTLEQEREWERAAAVALFNLDIRRAIQILNKGATAEKGDLNLNVVAMALSGYTDEKTSLWREMCSSLRLQLKNPYLCVMFAFLTSEPGAYDGVLYESSVAVRDRVAFACMFLSDAQLPRYIDKLTNDMKEAGNLEGILLTGLTKDGVDLMESYVDRTGDVQTASFCMLKGSPGEVLKDPRVQCWIENYRNLLDAWRFWHKRAEFDIHRGKLDPSSKPLAQVFVSCNFCGKSISYSCSAMPHQGRGFSQYGVSGSPTKSKVTSCPGCRKPLPRCALCLMNMGTPVSNCPGAGKSDEKVDLTRENKLAQFNNWFTWCHNCRHGGHAGHMLSWFRDHTECPVSACTCKCMQLDTTGNLVPSDSS